A window of the Deinococcus sp. KSM4-11 genome harbors these coding sequences:
- a CDS encoding bifunctional diguanylate cyclase/phosphodiesterase produces MDSSELSGIKSRRGIVDVGEEQRRLEALYTYSILDSLPEPQFDRLVTMASQFFEMPMALVTFVDEDRQWFKARVGMNEAQTPRTISFCSLAIAQDGVMVIPDATEDQRLQAYPNVTGDPHLRFYAGAPLLSPYGHKLGTFCVLDHRPREFTAEQEALLQSFAAMTMDALNLRQAVRELGSMALHDTLTGLPNRAYFRQLLTQACRRAESSGEKVVVGLLDLNRFKVINDTLGHAVGDELLQQVSQRLKHATATSDVTARMCGDEFTLLLTDVRSAEDAESVIRRIVAAFDPPFRLGGQETFIRCSVGLSLYPDNTQTPDTLLSQADAAMYRVKRAGGGYAFFNTDLDQRTPIAIEQLTALHHAIERDELRLVFQPLVEARTLHVVGHEALLRWMRPSGVVSPLTFIPLAEASGLIVPIGRWVLRAAAEAVSRGQISRVSVNVSAVEFQQPDFVSHIEAVVRETRIVPHQLCLELTESCLLEPERYASIIQQLSDLGIHTALDDFGTGYSSLTALAHLPVKILKIDRSFTAEVGEPTRAGRNALAVMHGVVTIARAYGLATVAEGVETTQQAQALRDVGCTFLQGYLYGRPLHLPAARSSLETGAS; encoded by the coding sequence ATGGACTCCTCTGAACTTTCCGGAATCAAAAGTCGACGCGGCATTGTTGACGTTGGCGAGGAGCAGCGGCGCTTGGAGGCCCTGTACACGTACAGCATCCTCGACAGCCTGCCTGAGCCTCAATTCGACCGCTTGGTCACCATGGCCTCACAGTTCTTCGAGATGCCCATGGCCCTGGTGACCTTCGTGGATGAGGATCGACAATGGTTCAAGGCCAGGGTCGGCATGAACGAGGCCCAGACCCCCAGAACCATCTCCTTCTGCTCGCTGGCCATTGCCCAGGACGGTGTGATGGTTATTCCGGACGCCACCGAGGATCAGCGGCTCCAAGCGTACCCAAACGTCACGGGGGATCCGCATCTGCGCTTCTACGCTGGGGCGCCCCTGCTGTCTCCCTACGGACACAAGCTCGGAACGTTCTGCGTACTCGACCACCGTCCGCGCGAGTTCACTGCTGAGCAGGAGGCCCTGCTGCAATCGTTCGCCGCCATGACCATGGACGCACTTAACCTGCGTCAGGCAGTTCGGGAGCTTGGGAGCATGGCCCTGCATGACACGCTGACGGGGCTGCCCAACCGCGCCTATTTCCGGCAACTGCTGACCCAGGCCTGCCGGCGGGCTGAGTCTTCGGGCGAGAAGGTGGTCGTGGGGCTCCTCGACCTCAACCGCTTCAAAGTGATCAACGACACGCTTGGGCATGCGGTGGGAGACGAGTTGCTGCAGCAGGTGTCGCAGCGGCTCAAACACGCGACGGCCACCAGCGATGTGACGGCCCGGATGTGCGGCGACGAGTTCACCCTCCTGCTGACCGATGTGCGTTCAGCCGAAGACGCCGAAAGCGTGATCCGGCGGATCGTGGCTGCGTTCGATCCGCCGTTCCGTCTGGGCGGCCAGGAGACCTTTATCCGCTGCAGCGTTGGGCTGAGTCTGTACCCGGACAATACCCAGACACCGGACACCCTGCTGAGTCAGGCTGACGCCGCCATGTACCGGGTCAAACGCGCCGGCGGTGGGTACGCTTTCTTCAATACCGACCTCGATCAGCGTACCCCGATTGCGATCGAACAGTTGACGGCGCTGCATCACGCCATCGAGCGCGACGAGCTTCGGCTGGTCTTTCAGCCGCTGGTCGAGGCCCGGACTCTGCACGTCGTGGGGCACGAAGCGCTGCTGCGCTGGATGCGTCCGTCCGGGGTGGTCAGTCCGCTGACGTTTATTCCGCTGGCCGAGGCGTCGGGCCTCATCGTACCGATTGGTCGCTGGGTCCTGCGGGCTGCCGCAGAAGCGGTCAGCCGCGGCCAGATCAGCCGGGTATCGGTGAATGTCAGCGCCGTGGAATTCCAGCAGCCCGATTTTGTTAGCCACATTGAGGCTGTCGTGCGTGAGACACGGATTGTGCCCCACCAACTGTGTCTGGAACTGACCGAGAGTTGCCTGCTGGAGCCCGAGCGCTACGCCTCAATCATTCAGCAGCTCAGCGACCTGGGGATCCACACCGCACTGGACGACTTCGGAACGGGGTACAGCAGCCTGACGGCGCTGGCCCATCTGCCCGTCAAAATTCTGAAGATCGACCGGAGCTTCACCGCCGAGGTCGGCGAACCCACCCGCGCCGGCCGGAATGCGCTAGCAGTCATGCACGGCGTAGTGACTATTGCCAGAGCCTATGGTCTGGCCACGGTTGCAGAGGGCGTCGAGACCACTCAACAGGCTCAGGCCCTGCGAGACGTTGGGTGCACCTTCCTGCAGGGCTACCTGTACGGTCGCCCCCTGCACCTACCTGCAGCCCGCTCTTCCCTGGAAACCGGCGCCAGTTGA
- a CDS encoding EAL domain-containing protein has translation MNDAVQHLQVLLEQARQLRNSEDSRAVLLFEQAVAAARSLGAYPILADALNALAGLEHGRGESQSALAHLEEALSIRQALGDQGGCAGVLCNLGAVQLDLGSFNLALDHLLRADQVAQQAGPARAAVVAANLAKCYDALELPVEADAQYTRALTFAGLAAQPFGEATVMINHADLQRRQGQFSEALTLLAGAQALAGDHGALAASAWHGLGQVQRDQGDLESALRHFQTALTAAEADIDLALHVRCDASEVLLDLHRREEACVLLSAALPDARASRRVRVEARILALQARAEEQGGNLSQALATLRRAHAAESEVLRAEADQRTREVAARSELERDRLWLKNEQARYAAEREAKEQLEREQASRLQELERLALYDALTGLPNRLLLSERARIALREAAAHGSGLAVGVMDLNKFKAVNDTYGHHIGDLLLKEVAARLPLALSPHDTVARTGGDEFVLLLQADSDDLLNLAQQIVRIFDEPFFLNDVELQMRPSIGFARYPDDASNLDSLLAQADEAMYRAKARGSTLEVGASSGEVAPATLEAALHGALAAGEFHLVYQPLEDPTGRRRSVEALVRWRSRTYGNVTPDHFMPLAERSGLSLPLSHWTLTQVCMALAQLPSLSAAINLSARQLADPQLPELIHRTTAEFGLVPSRLMLEVREEVVARTPERARSALQALGATGVRLTLDDFGGGHAHFAGLQTLPIHAVKLDRALVQGLEQGPRGAALLGAVAQLARALDLEVIAKGVETDTQRIQLGALGVDGLQGFLVSPPLELQHLYKWIMDTP, from the coding sequence GTGAACGATGCAGTACAACACCTCCAGGTGCTCCTCGAACAAGCGCGTCAGCTCCGGAATAGTGAGGATTCGCGGGCGGTACTGCTCTTTGAACAGGCTGTCGCGGCGGCCCGGAGCCTGGGAGCCTACCCGATCCTGGCTGACGCCCTGAACGCTCTGGCCGGCCTCGAACACGGACGCGGCGAGAGTCAGAGCGCCCTTGCCCACCTGGAGGAAGCCCTCTCGATTCGTCAGGCGCTGGGAGACCAGGGCGGTTGTGCGGGCGTGCTCTGTAATCTCGGCGCGGTACAACTCGATCTGGGCAGTTTCAACCTGGCGCTCGACCATCTGCTGCGCGCTGACCAGGTGGCCCAGCAGGCGGGGCCGGCCCGCGCCGCGGTGGTGGCCGCCAATCTGGCCAAATGTTACGACGCCCTCGAGTTGCCTGTTGAAGCGGATGCCCAGTATACGCGGGCGCTGACATTTGCAGGCCTCGCCGCTCAACCGTTCGGCGAGGCGACGGTGATGATCAACCACGCCGACCTGCAGCGGCGTCAAGGGCAATTCAGCGAAGCGCTGACCCTCTTGGCCGGCGCTCAGGCGCTGGCAGGCGACCATGGTGCTCTCGCGGCCAGCGCCTGGCACGGCCTGGGGCAAGTACAGCGTGATCAAGGTGACCTGGAATCGGCACTCAGGCATTTCCAGACCGCGCTAACGGCGGCGGAGGCGGATATCGATCTGGCGCTCCATGTCCGCTGCGATGCCAGCGAGGTTCTGCTCGACTTGCACCGAAGGGAAGAAGCGTGCGTGCTGCTCTCTGCGGCGCTTCCCGACGCCAGGGCCAGCCGCCGGGTTCGGGTGGAAGCTCGGATCCTGGCGCTTCAGGCGCGCGCCGAAGAGCAGGGCGGCAACCTCTCGCAGGCGCTGGCCACCCTCCGCCGGGCGCACGCGGCCGAATCGGAGGTGCTGCGCGCTGAAGCCGACCAACGTACCCGTGAAGTCGCGGCCAGGAGCGAATTGGAGCGCGACCGTCTATGGCTGAAGAACGAACAGGCCCGCTACGCCGCTGAACGCGAAGCCAAAGAACAACTCGAGCGCGAACAAGCCAGCCGCCTGCAGGAACTCGAACGGCTGGCACTCTACGACGCCCTGACGGGGCTCCCCAACCGCCTGCTGCTCTCTGAACGCGCGCGCATCGCCCTCAGAGAAGCGGCGGCCCACGGCAGCGGGCTGGCCGTGGGCGTGATGGATCTCAACAAATTCAAAGCCGTCAACGACACCTACGGTCATCACATCGGCGACCTGCTGCTCAAAGAGGTTGCCGCCCGGCTGCCGCTGGCCCTGTCGCCACACGATACGGTCGCGCGCACCGGCGGCGACGAATTCGTGCTCCTGCTGCAGGCCGATTCTGACGATTTGTTGAACCTGGCCCAGCAGATCGTGCGGATCTTCGACGAGCCTTTTTTCCTCAATGACGTCGAACTTCAGATGCGTCCCAGCATCGGATTCGCACGTTATCCCGACGACGCATCGAACCTGGACAGCCTCCTCGCCCAGGCAGACGAAGCCATGTACCGGGCCAAGGCGCGTGGCAGTACGCTGGAGGTTGGCGCAAGCAGCGGTGAGGTGGCGCCGGCCACCCTGGAAGCGGCGCTGCATGGTGCTCTCGCGGCTGGTGAGTTTCACCTCGTCTACCAGCCGCTTGAAGATCCCACTGGCCGTCGGCGCAGCGTGGAGGCGCTGGTCCGCTGGCGCAGCCGAACCTACGGCAATGTCACCCCAGATCACTTCATGCCGCTGGCGGAGCGCAGTGGGCTGAGCTTGCCGCTGAGCCACTGGACGCTCACCCAGGTCTGCATGGCGCTGGCCCAACTGCCGAGTCTCAGCGCGGCCATCAACCTGTCAGCCCGGCAACTCGCCGATCCGCAGTTGCCAGAGTTAATTCACCGAACAACAGCCGAGTTCGGTCTTGTCCCTTCCCGTCTGATGCTGGAAGTTCGCGAAGAAGTGGTGGCACGGACTCCAGAACGCGCCCGCAGCGCCCTACAAGCGCTCGGGGCCACTGGCGTGCGCCTGACCCTCGATGATTTTGGTGGAGGTCACGCCCACTTCGCGGGGCTGCAGACACTTCCCATCCACGCCGTCAAACTTGACCGGGCCCTGGTGCAGGGCCTGGAGCAAGGCCCTCGCGGCGCAGCACTGCTGGGGGCGGTGGCCCAACTGGCCCGCGCCCTTGACCTTGAGGTCATCGCCAAGGGCGTTGAAACCGATACCCAGAGAATTCAGTTGGGTGCTCTGGGCGTTGACGGCCTGCAGGGCTTTCTGGTCTCCCCCCCACTTGAACTTCAACACCTGTACAAATGGATTATGGATACTCCATAG
- a CDS encoding S8 family serine peptidase, whose protein sequence is MRIRSIVILMTSGSLLLCACSSLPSHPADPQSTLVAASLAATSPTGARLVDHAGFTTEGAKWWADGAKWWADGAKWWADGAKWWADGVFQPMPANSKLLQAVKIDVAQAHAHQMGKGVVVAVLDSGIDVEHPMLKGALLPGRDFVDNDLDPSEQGTDSEPAYGHGTAVAGVLRQVAPGAKILPVRVLSPDGFGDADNVASAIRFAVDQGAQIIHLSIAASVSNEGVRAALQHAVSRGVLVVAACGNDGSDRPESPANALDGKNPLGQYGVSVSAVNTDGTFPGWSTRGGEVLAPGVAVQSAYPGGRTVNASGSSFAAPLVTGALALALAEGKDARRLSAELSSGAMLDASRLLQ, encoded by the coding sequence ATGCGGATCCGCTCAATCGTCATATTGATGACATCAGGCAGCCTGCTTCTGTGTGCCTGCAGTAGCCTGCCCTCACACCCCGCCGATCCGCAGTCCACGCTGGTCGCAGCCAGCCTCGCGGCCACGTCTCCCACTGGGGCGCGGTTGGTTGATCATGCGGGCTTTACCACCGAGGGAGCGAAGTGGTGGGCTGACGGCGCCAAGTGGTGGGCTGACGGCGCCAAGTGGTGGGCTGACGGCGCCAAGTGGTGGGCCGACGGCGTCTTTCAGCCGATGCCGGCCAACTCGAAGCTGCTGCAGGCCGTAAAGATCGACGTGGCTCAGGCCCACGCACATCAGATGGGTAAGGGCGTGGTGGTGGCCGTGCTCGACTCCGGCATCGATGTGGAGCACCCGATGCTCAAAGGCGCGCTGTTGCCAGGAAGAGACTTCGTGGACAACGACCTTGATCCTTCGGAACAGGGCACGGACAGCGAACCCGCGTATGGGCACGGCACGGCGGTGGCTGGCGTTCTTCGGCAGGTCGCTCCAGGAGCAAAGATCCTGCCGGTACGGGTGCTGAGCCCCGACGGCTTCGGCGATGCAGATAACGTCGCCAGCGCGATCCGCTTCGCGGTCGATCAGGGCGCACAGATCATTCATCTGAGTATTGCCGCTTCGGTTTCCAATGAAGGCGTGCGGGCGGCGCTGCAACATGCTGTGTCACGGGGCGTGCTGGTGGTGGCCGCCTGCGGCAACGACGGCAGTGACCGACCCGAGTCGCCGGCCAATGCGTTGGACGGAAAGAACCCGCTCGGGCAGTACGGCGTCTCGGTCAGCGCCGTGAACACGGACGGCACCTTTCCCGGCTGGAGCACCCGTGGTGGTGAAGTCCTGGCACCGGGCGTGGCCGTGCAGAGTGCCTATCCGGGTGGCCGGACGGTTAATGCCAGTGGGTCTTCGTTTGCTGCGCCGCTGGTGACCGGTGCGCTGGCCCTGGCCCTCGCAGAAGGCAAGGACGCCCGCCGGCTGTCTGCTGAACTGAGCTCAGGCGCTATGCTGGACGCCTCCCGGCTGCTCCAGTAG
- a CDS encoding EAL domain-containing protein: MGVFTLHVRPTDFYFHTLNALPSSLAILDCHGEILEVNATWRQFADANGLTTPRYAVGVNYLHICDLTDSPEAKAAAQGIRHVLAGVATEYVQVYSCHAPHKARWFQLRVARIDEGSAILVVHEDVTERTQAEEQLRENMEFSRGLLESSPDCVKLLNLQGELLWMSEGGQRLMEVEDFEQLRGADWVGFWPDETQEQVRQAINAALQGALGRFQGYSPTTKGIQKFWDVVVTPVRNTEGVPVQLLSTSRDITALRVAQDEILDKASETTRILSNIEEAFFSLDSQWCFTYLNPKAEELLGCPSSVLLSKNVWDMFPEAVETDIYRYYHTARGTQRSGQFEEFYPPLNCWFKVNVTPHPKGLDVFFQNINATKIEEQAQGDRNTILEMTVAGHSLPEILQQTALMVERQLPAHVCAISLLHYDHLSPYAAPSFPAPLHEAIASLKVLEGNGACTAAVLRGEVVVVEDTATNPLCADLRSVLLPNELRACVSLPIINGDRETLGTLALYARTPGPFPPHAFEELEKARHLAAVAIEHHRLAEELAYQARYDQLTGLMNRRTFEQELDQVMSVGHQSEIALLFMDVDDFKSINDHLGHHAGDQILRALAERLRHTTRRGDILARISGDEFTVILPFTSEAEAVVVVQRILDAVAAPFLITEREVYVSVSIGISIMPEGGYDAATLMRSADLAMYDSKRSKAGFTVFRSAMNRREYERFQLAADLRQAIERNELKLHYQPQVQLEDGALVGAEALLRWHHPNLGLVSPAAFIPLAEETGLIVPIGNWVLQTACMQGAAWLHEGRPSIRIAVNVSALQFERADFVEKVAACLAASGFPAERLELELTERVVMRNAEDAVQRMHQLRELGVSLSIDDFGTGYSSLSYLARLPINILKIDHSFIRGLGVALPSYPIVEAILGLANSLRLQTIAEGIETPEEQRVLQEMGCILGQGFLFGRPCPGDELFTHDSMAEQSINNFVTKLFT, encoded by the coding sequence CTGGGGGTATTTACGCTTCATGTCCGACCTACTGATTTTTATTTCCACACCTTAAACGCTCTTCCTTCATCCCTTGCAATCCTCGATTGCCATGGGGAAATTCTGGAAGTGAATGCTACGTGGCGACAGTTCGCTGATGCCAACGGGCTCACCACGCCTCGATACGCGGTGGGAGTCAACTACCTCCACATCTGTGACTTGACCGACTCACCAGAGGCCAAGGCAGCCGCGCAGGGCATTCGCCATGTTCTCGCTGGGGTGGCCACGGAATACGTTCAGGTGTACTCCTGCCACGCTCCGCACAAGGCACGCTGGTTCCAGTTGCGAGTCGCGCGCATCGACGAGGGGTCAGCCATTCTGGTCGTCCATGAGGACGTGACCGAACGTACGCAGGCTGAAGAACAATTGCGGGAAAACATGGAGTTTTCTCGGGGTTTGCTGGAAAGCAGTCCGGACTGCGTTAAGCTCCTCAACCTCCAGGGCGAGCTCCTCTGGATGAGTGAGGGGGGACAGCGGCTCATGGAAGTTGAGGATTTTGAGCAGTTGCGTGGAGCGGACTGGGTAGGATTCTGGCCTGATGAGACTCAGGAACAGGTCAGGCAGGCAATCAACGCGGCTTTGCAGGGCGCCCTGGGTCGCTTCCAGGGCTACAGCCCGACTACAAAGGGAATCCAGAAGTTCTGGGATGTGGTGGTCACACCAGTGAGGAACACTGAGGGTGTTCCTGTACAGCTCCTCTCTACCTCGCGTGACATCACCGCCTTGCGTGTTGCCCAGGATGAAATTCTGGACAAGGCCTCGGAGACTACCCGAATTCTAAGCAATATCGAGGAGGCCTTTTTTAGTTTGGATAGCCAATGGTGTTTTACGTACTTGAATCCAAAAGCCGAGGAACTCCTTGGGTGCCCATCCTCAGTATTGTTGAGTAAAAACGTATGGGACATGTTTCCGGAGGCTGTAGAAACCGATATCTACAGGTATTACCATACTGCACGAGGCACTCAGCGCAGTGGTCAATTTGAAGAGTTCTACCCACCCCTCAACTGTTGGTTCAAAGTCAACGTTACTCCCCATCCCAAAGGCTTGGACGTGTTCTTTCAGAACATCAATGCCACAAAGATTGAAGAACAGGCACAGGGTGACCGGAACACCATTCTCGAGATGACAGTGGCGGGCCACTCCCTTCCTGAGATCCTGCAGCAAACAGCCCTGATGGTAGAGCGGCAGCTCCCGGCGCACGTCTGCGCCATCTCTCTCCTGCATTATGACCATCTCTCTCCGTATGCAGCGCCCAGCTTTCCTGCGCCGCTGCACGAGGCGATTGCCAGCCTCAAGGTGCTCGAAGGCAATGGTGCCTGCACCGCCGCTGTCCTGCGTGGTGAGGTGGTTGTGGTGGAGGACACTGCAACCAACCCACTGTGTGCGGATCTCCGCAGTGTGCTGCTTCCGAATGAACTGCGCGCCTGTGTCTCCCTCCCGATCATCAACGGAGACCGAGAAACCCTGGGCACACTTGCGCTGTATGCCAGAACGCCAGGGCCATTTCCTCCTCACGCGTTCGAAGAACTGGAGAAGGCCCGGCACCTTGCAGCGGTGGCGATCGAACACCACCGCCTTGCAGAGGAGCTGGCTTACCAAGCGCGATACGACCAGTTGACTGGACTGATGAACCGCCGCACATTCGAGCAAGAACTTGACCAGGTTATGTCCGTCGGGCACCAGTCAGAGATCGCGCTTTTGTTCATGGACGTCGATGACTTCAAGAGTATCAACGATCATCTCGGACATCACGCAGGAGACCAGATCCTCCGTGCGCTGGCGGAGCGCCTCAGACACACGACCCGCAGAGGGGACATCCTCGCACGCATCAGCGGAGACGAGTTCACAGTCATCCTTCCGTTTACCAGTGAAGCCGAAGCCGTGGTCGTCGTTCAGCGGATTCTGGATGCGGTGGCGGCCCCCTTTCTGATTACTGAACGGGAGGTGTATGTCAGTGTTTCCATTGGCATCAGCATCATGCCCGAAGGGGGGTATGACGCCGCCACCCTCATGCGCAGCGCTGATCTCGCGATGTATGACAGCAAGAGGAGTAAGGCTGGGTTTACCGTTTTTCGCAGTGCGATGAATCGCCGTGAATATGAACGGTTCCAGCTCGCTGCCGACCTGCGGCAGGCAATCGAGCGGAATGAACTGAAACTCCATTATCAGCCGCAGGTACAACTGGAGGACGGTGCCCTGGTCGGCGCAGAAGCCCTGCTCCGTTGGCATCACCCGAACCTCGGTCTGGTCTCCCCGGCGGCTTTCATTCCTCTGGCAGAAGAGACGGGGCTGATCGTCCCGATCGGGAACTGGGTGCTGCAGACCGCGTGTATGCAGGGTGCAGCCTGGCTGCATGAGGGACGGCCATCTATTCGGATCGCCGTGAACGTCTCAGCCCTTCAGTTCGAACGGGCAGACTTCGTGGAGAAGGTTGCCGCCTGCCTCGCTGCGAGCGGGTTTCCTGCCGAGCGACTCGAACTGGAGCTCACTGAGCGGGTGGTGATGCGCAACGCGGAAGACGCTGTGCAGCGGATGCACCAGTTGCGTGAGCTGGGAGTATCGCTGTCGATCGATGATTTCGGCACGGGTTATTCGAGCCTGAGCTACCTGGCACGCCTGCCAATCAACATCCTGAAAATCGACCACTCCTTTATCAGGGGACTGGGGGTCGCATTGCCAAGCTACCCTATCGTCGAGGCCATTCTCGGCCTCGCAAATAGCTTGCGACTACAAACCATCGCGGAAGGCATTGAAACCCCGGAAGAGCAGCGGGTGCTCCAGGAAATGGGATGCATTCTGGGCCAGGGCTTCCTGTTTGGCCGCCCGTGCCCAGGAGATGAACTCTTCACGCACGATTCAATGGCGGAGCAGAGTATAAACAACTTTGTTACCAAACTCTTTACCTAA
- a CDS encoding ATP-binding protein, protein MSDHPSFLSVFTEQATPANHDGAREARRHVNEAGIEQSSALERIITIGRGQGDISMALQQVAASLRSPDTTRSPAEVQSLMGTARRQLAAVAHLEGVVAAALHAVRVTPVEHISVEVLQGISATARDQLANLEQLIAEAQDTTTSVQHQAELEQICATVHTALDIQDRQIAEPVASLSMVVEQTVDEIAKLNLESMFNDLTQAAGRLAQGHLDETVPEPLLSEGVALARSLNHIAAFMARSRDERLSTNRDLEGFARAASHDLQEPLRIIGMYASLLSQRYSDVLDVQGQQYLGVIQDALKRERVLVHDLLEFARLGAAEQRHVQIDAAVVVAEVIDEYAALIGATETLVTVAPLPTVHADPLEFTQLWRNLIGNALKFRREEGRPVISVRVTLDAEVWHFVVEDNGMGFDQRYADQVFGMLERLQTALHFEGSGLGLAISTKIVERAGGRLWVDSELGTGSVFHFTWPVSTLPAD, encoded by the coding sequence ATGTCCGACCACCCCTCGTTCCTTTCCGTATTCACTGAACAAGCCACGCCCGCCAACCATGACGGGGCGAGGGAGGCGCGGCGTCATGTCAATGAGGCGGGTATTGAGCAGAGTTCAGCTCTCGAACGCATCATTACGATCGGGCGAGGGCAGGGGGACATCAGCATGGCCCTACAGCAGGTTGCGGCGTCGTTGCGATCGCCTGACACCACACGGTCACCAGCCGAGGTGCAGTCCCTGATGGGCACGGCACGCCGACAACTGGCCGCCGTGGCCCACCTCGAGGGCGTGGTGGCGGCAGCGCTCCACGCAGTCAGGGTGACACCGGTTGAGCACATCAGCGTGGAAGTTCTGCAGGGTATCAGTGCCACGGCCCGGGATCAGCTCGCAAACCTTGAGCAGTTAATTGCTGAGGCTCAGGACACCACAACGTCAGTTCAACACCAGGCGGAGCTTGAGCAGATTTGCGCGACGGTGCACACGGCCCTTGACATCCAGGATCGTCAGATCGCTGAACCAGTCGCCTCGCTGAGCATGGTCGTCGAGCAAACTGTCGATGAGATCGCGAAACTAAATCTCGAAAGCATGTTCAACGACCTGACCCAGGCCGCAGGCCGCTTGGCCCAAGGTCACCTGGATGAAACCGTACCCGAGCCATTACTGTCTGAGGGCGTCGCCTTGGCCCGCAGCCTGAACCACATTGCAGCGTTCATGGCCCGTTCCCGCGATGAGCGCCTCAGCACCAACCGGGACCTTGAAGGCTTCGCGCGTGCGGCGTCGCATGACCTGCAAGAACCGCTCCGGATCATTGGAATGTACGCGTCCCTGCTGAGCCAGCGGTACTCCGATGTGCTCGATGTTCAGGGTCAGCAGTATCTCGGCGTGATTCAGGACGCCCTCAAGCGTGAACGCGTGCTGGTGCACGACCTGCTGGAGTTCGCGCGTCTCGGAGCGGCGGAACAACGCCACGTTCAGATTGATGCCGCCGTGGTCGTGGCAGAGGTCATCGACGAATACGCAGCCCTCATCGGTGCCACCGAGACGCTCGTCACAGTCGCCCCACTCCCCACCGTTCACGCCGACCCACTCGAATTCACTCAGTTGTGGCGCAATCTGATTGGGAATGCGCTGAAGTTCCGGCGCGAGGAGGGGCGCCCGGTCATCAGTGTTCGCGTCACCCTCGACGCCGAGGTCTGGCATTTCGTGGTGGAAGACAATGGAATGGGATTTGACCAGAGATACGCCGACCAGGTGTTTGGAATGCTGGAGCGGCTGCAGACTGCCCTGCACTTTGAGGGAAGCGGACTGGGGCTCGCCATCAGTACCAAGATCGTGGAACGTGCAGGAGGCCGGCTGTGGGTGGACTCGGAACTCGGAACGGGCAGCGTCTTCCATTTCACGTGGCCTGTCTCAACGTTGCCAGCAGACTAA
- a CDS encoding response regulator has protein sequence MILLVEDDPNDVFIATLAFEATGLDTELAVTQNGHDALDFLQRSGSYAQRPAGSPQLILLDLNMPRMNGFDLLKAVKQDELLAPIPVVIFTTSDAKRDRALCATLGADDYLVKPNDFQDLITLVTALTTRWVQPSHLAM, from the coding sequence ATGATACTTCTCGTTGAAGATGATCCGAACGATGTCTTTATTGCTACCCTGGCCTTCGAGGCGACCGGGCTCGACACGGAACTGGCAGTGACCCAGAATGGACATGACGCTCTGGACTTCCTGCAGCGCTCTGGTTCCTATGCCCAGCGGCCTGCTGGATCTCCCCAGCTGATTCTCCTTGACCTGAATATGCCCCGTATGAACGGCTTCGATCTGCTCAAGGCCGTGAAGCAGGATGAGCTTCTCGCTCCCATTCCCGTCGTGATCTTCACGACCTCAGATGCTAAGCGGGATCGGGCGCTCTGTGCCACGCTGGGTGCGGACGACTATCTCGTCAAACCCAATGATTTCCAGGATCTCATCACGTTGGTCACTGCACTCACCACCCGCTGGGTACAACCAAGTCACCTTGCCATGTAA